From the genome of Verrucomicrobiia bacterium:
CAGCAAGTCGGCGGGATTGCCCACGGGGACGAGCGCGGGCATGGGGGGCAGGGCGGCCGGGGGTGACAGCTCGGGTTCGAGGGCGGCCGGGGGTTGGGCGGTGAGGAGGCTGAGGCGGTGGATGGCGCGTTGGATGGAGGTTTCGAGGGCGGGGAGGAGGGCGAGGGTGCTTTCGTATTGGGATTCGGCGCGGCGGACGTCGAGGTCGGTGCCGCGGCCGGCGGCGACGCGGGCGCGGATCAGCTCGAGCGATTCGCGCTGGACTTCGGCATTGCGGCGGGCCACGGCGTATTCCTGCTGGGCGCCGCGGAGTTCAAAGTAATTGCGGGCGACTTCGGCCAGCACACTGAGGCCGACTGCCTGCCGGTAGGCTTCGGCGCCCTGGAGTTCGGCGGTGGCGGCCTCGACACTGCGGCGGACGCGGCCGAAGAGATCCATCTCCCAGGTGGCGTCGAAGCCGGCGTCAAAAAGCTCGTATTCGCGCAGGTGGCGGGGGAGGCCGCCGGCGGCGTCCTGGCTGCGGGTGCCGCGGAGGTAACCGCCGTCGGCCCGGACGGTGGGGTAGAGGTCGAAGGTGGAGTGCTGGCGGAGGGCGCGGGCTTCGCGCACGCGGGCGGTGGCGGCGCGGAGGTCCAGGTTGGTGGCCAGGGCGGTTTGGACGAGGCGGGTGAGGGCGGGGTCCTGGAATTGGCGCCACCATTCGAGGGGGACGGGCTCGGCGGGGAAGGCGGCGTCGGCGTGACGGTAAGCGGGCGGGGTGGCGAGCTTGGGGGTATGGTAATTCGGCCCCACGGTGCAGCCGGTCAGCCCCAGGGCCAGCCCCAGGCCGATGATCCCGAGGGCCAGGCCGTGGCCGGCGGCAGGGGCGGCGGGCGAGGCGGGGTGGAAGTCGGCGGCCTTGCTTTTTTCGCCGGTCCAGCGGCGGATGACGACGTAGAACACCGGGGTGAGGAAGAGGCCGAAGAAGGTGACGCCGAGGGTGCCCCAGAAGGTGGCGGTGCCGATGGCCTGGCGGAGCTCGGCGCCGGCGCCGTTGGCGAGCATGAGCGGGAGGACGCCGAAGGCAAAGGCGAGCGAGGTCATGAGGATGGGGCGGAGGCGGAGGCGGCAGGCCTCGCGGGCGGCCTCGAAGCGGGTGAGATTGCGGTCCTGCAACTGGCGGGCGAATTCGACAATGAGGATGGCGTTTTTGCAGGCGAGGCCGATGAGGGTGACCATGCCGATCTGGGTGAAGAGGTTGTTTTCCAGGCCGCGGGCCCAGACGCCGAGGATGGCGAACAAGAGGGCCATGGGGGTGATGAGGATGATGGCCAGGGGGAGGGACCAGCTTTCATATTGGGCGGCGAGCACCAGAAACACCATCAGGACGCAGAGCGGGAAGATGAGGATGGCCGAGCGGCCGGCCAACAATTCCAGGAGGCTCAATTCGGTCCATTCGATGGCCATGCCGGGGGGGAGGAGCTGGGCGGCCAGGCGGTTGAGGATCTGGATGGCGTCGCCGGAGCTGACGCCGGGGCGGGTGGCGCCGCTCAAATCGGCGCTGGGGAAGAGGTTGTAGTGGTTGATGAGGATGGGGCCGGTGGTGTCCTTGACGGTGATGACCGTGCCGAGGGGCACCATTTGGCCGGCGGCGTTGCGGACGCGCAATTCGGTGGCGTCCGAGGGGCGGGCGCGGAAGGGGGCGTCGGCCTGGGCGCGGACCTGGAAGGGGCGGCCGAAGAGGGTGAAGTCATTGACGTAGAGGCCGCCGAGGTACACGGAGAGGGCCTGCCAGATTTCCTGGAGGGGCACCTGGAGGGTTTTGGCCTTTTCGCGGTCCACCTCCAGGAGCACCTGGGGCACCTGGGCGCGATAGGTGGTGAGCACGTTGGCCAGGCGGGGGTCTTGATTGGCGGCGGCCATGAGCTGGAAGGCGGCGGCCTGGAGGGCTTGCGGCCCGAGGTTGGCGCGATCCTGGATCTGGAGTTTGAAACCGCCCACCGAGCCGAGGCCGTCCACGGGGGGGAGGTTGAAGGCGGCGGCGAAGCCTTCGTGGATGGAGGCCAGTTTGGGGCGGAGCTGGGCCAGGATTTTATCGGCGGTGAGGCCGGATTGCTGGCGTTGGGCGTAGGATTGCAGGCGGACGATGAGGGTGGAGGCGTTGGGCTGGCTGCCGAAGTTGAGGAAGGAGAAGCCGTCGAGCTTGATGACGGCCTCGACGCCGGGGGTTTGGCGGACCAGTTGATGCAATTTTTCGCTGACGACGGCGGTGCGCTCCTTGGAGGCGCCGTCG
Proteins encoded in this window:
- a CDS encoding efflux transporter outer membrane subunit, giving the protein MALGIIGLGLALGLTGCTVGPNYHTPKLATPPAYRHADAAFPAEPVPLEWWRQFQDPALTRLVQTALATNLDLRAATARVREARALRQHSTFDLYPTVRADGGYLRGTRSQDAAGGLPRHLREYELFDAGFDATWEMDLFGRVRRSVEAATAELQGAEAYRQAVGLSVLAEVARNYFELRGAQQEYAVARRNAEVQRESLELIRARVAAGRGTDLDVRRAESQYESTLALLPALETSIQRAIHRLSLLTAQPPAALEPELSPPAALPPMPALVPVGNPADLLRRRPDVRMAERTLAAATARIGLATADLFPRVTWIGSLSLEANQLSGLTGPGADAYSFGPRLSWAALDLGRVRARIKAAGARADAELANYEKAVLTALEDTENALVEVSRAREREARLAAAARAAVEARALAEERYRAGVADYLTVLDAQRTQLAAESQLAQARTRLATALAALYKALGGGWETTLAALPEDPPRAARPQP